Sequence from the Zeugodacus cucurbitae isolate PBARC_wt_2022May chromosome 2, idZeuCucr1.2, whole genome shotgun sequence genome:
TCTATATCATTtcatacttaatttaattttgaaataaattgtttttgttgttgttgcatcagcaaagatttttcaaataatttttgtgttacATCATGGCATAtgagtatttttgaatattaccTTTGCTCTCACAGATctattgagaaaaatattttctataatattaatatataataattattatttttttccatctcTCCATACATTACtttaaaaatacagttgaacttccataacttgaactgctctaactcgaattctccataattcgaactcttgaattggtaatagaagtcaaaattcatacaattcTTACATCTGTAACTCGGaaatctctataactcgaagtttttttgtggattatggtgattcgagttagataagttccactgtatacaaATAAAACATTCCACTCGaatcatatatttttccaaaacgtttaagcttatttatttattgtattaaaatcaAAAGCTTTTTGCCATATACATCATAAaatcaaaatcgaaaataaatatatatatgtatgtatacatatatattttattaattatcaatAATGCATGTTTATTGCTCACCAAGGAGTTTAAgtacaattacatacatacaagtatgtataGTTAGTGTCTgggtataaatgtatgtaactTCATATATTAGAGAATACATACATTATACCTTAGCTGCTGCTTGATATCCAATACAGTGTATTAACACAgctttgtaatatttataatgtttttttgctatttttattttattgtttatttaatttttttttttttgcttttgttatggaATACTGgtcttttttatgttttgcatAGGCTACAATATTTAGGTACTATATTTAAGTAGAGCTCTCTATCTCTGTAGCGCTCTTCAACAAATGTGTCTATATTAACTGTGTGTGTTTAATACATAATTTCCAATagtttcattcaatttattattgtttttgttgtttttttttcttttttttacacatACTACATAGTAAAAATTTACACGACTACGACAATGCAAACAATTGCTTTAGGATCCTAAATCATTATTAACCACACAAAGCACAAGTTAGTTGTCTTTCAAGTCGGAAAACAGTTATAATATACACGCTAAATACTCGTAAGTAGACAGTtcgctaacaaaaaaaaaaaaaaatctataaatatacttttactGTTAATCATGTCATTTGATTTATAACTAAATGTTAACTAATTCACCACTGTTAatgctgtttttatttttttgttgtaaattgtatGGATACCGTTCTTCATTCCTCCATTATAAAAGCAATATCATAAAATAATCACTGGTTCGAGTTAATGAACGTTTGGGCATAATAATAGCTGCAATTAACTAAATCTAACGTAATCTCTCCCTGGTGACgtttattaaatgattttataacCTTTCGACTACTGTCAAGAGATTTGATTAggccaacaaaagcaaaaaaaacaacaacactttatGCATAACTTATCGACTTCAGCTGGTAGACATGCCGCCGGtattaaaatatagtaaataacaGTTAAAATGTGTTTTCGAAAGCAGTTTAAACTTCGAAAAGGGTGtccaaatttttaaacttttcggagaaaatatttataaaaggaaaaccaaaaatattgctttaattgCAGAAGCTTGAATGAATTGAGTGAGCCTCAAGCAAAAATATTGGAAGTACCGTTAGTTGCAACGATGTATTAGGAGAggtaaaaggaaaaaaatttaatgaaattacacTATATTTCGTCTGAActttaatcaaatatatattttacagtttctAACACCGTTAGGTACATAAAACAAAGCGCAGCACATGGAATTTGTTTAACAAGGAATTTGAAAACCGGTAACTCAGTGGCGTAATTTCTATAAGCTAAACAACGATCTAAAGGtaataacagcaaaaaaaacTCCTTTAAGCTACAGCCAATTGTTGCAGTTTTCTTGTAAGGATTTGCGACAAAATTTCTTTCACTtgccaaccacacacacacagcttcACACAACTCCACACTTTAACGTTACGTCACGTGACGTTGAGGCATTATCTGCCGCTGACTCTATGTGAGGATGTCGTGTATGCTTGTGGTGGCGGCAGCAGCTGTAACGGGACTAGCGTTTGGTATGGAGTGCGTACGATAGGAATGTGCCAGCGTTGTGCGACCGCGATTGTGCGTCTGCTCGCAATTTAATAAACGTCATTTTTTGCTATTGAAACTCGTCTTCGGCAACACATTAACGAAGGCGGTGTGTACCGGCAATGCAGGCGCCACAAAACCCAAATCGGGTATTAGTGAAATGCTCGGCGCGACGCGCGCGCTGCCCACCTGTAGGTGTGGTGAGGCGTATGATGTATTGGAATGTTGTAGATTGCTGTGGTTTGCATTGTTACTGTTGCTCATAGCGTGGAGTGGACGGTTTGCGACAGGCGCTGTGGAGAAATCCtgcattatatgtatttgttgttgtagttgcaattgttgttgttgcggtgttAGCGCTGATGTGCGCGTCTGCATGCTGGCCTGTTGGTGATAGAGACCCAGTGGATTATTGTAGAAGTTGGCATTTTGCCAGGCGGCGCTGTTGAATTGTGGCGCATGTGCGGCGGGCATATAGGATgtgacatgttgttgttgttgttgtatctgaGCTGATGCAGGTGTTGGTGTGCTCGACACAAAATCGGACCAGTCATCATcgttactgttgttgctgttgctattgctgttgtacACATTGCTCTTGGCGCTGAAGTTGGTCGACGTATGCGCAGCTGACTTCTGCTGTGGCGTTGGCGTTAGCGTGCGTTGTGCAtggatattttgttgttgttgttcttgctgatGACGCGGCGAGCGCATtgcattattgctgttgttggcactGTTGTTGATATGCACATCGCTCATGCGCTTTGGTGTGTTGACcagctgattgttgttgttgctcttgttattgctattgatactattgttgttgttattgttgtacatgCGATTTGCATTAGTTGGCAATTGTGGCGTCACCGGCACCGACACAAACTCCGACCAGTAATCATCGTTGAGTGTGGAGTCCTGCTCCTTCATCGCTACCGAAGCGCTTatggaaattgaattattcttcgTATGCTTTTCGCCATAGTTATGGATGGGCGTCGTTTTTTGTGAAGCGTTCATCACATCTTTGGCAGCAGCTACAGGCGGCATTTTCGGTTGTGAGAAGAGCTCTTCAATGCGCGCCAATTCATCGGGATTGATGCTGGCTGTGGAGTCGCCCCACTCAATGGTTGGTGTGGCCTTCGTATTCGCCGTGCCGTTATTCGTACTGATGGGTATAGCTTGTGGCAACAGTATGGCTGGACTGAGTATCATATTGTCAATCATCGACGGTGAGTTCGTGCGACTTGGTGTTTTACTAGCTTCTTTTGCCTTTGCAATGGCTGCAGGTAGGACGGGCGGTTGACTACTGAGTGGCGCTTTAGCATTTAGTTCTGTGGGGAACTTGGACGTTATTGTACTGGCGATGGAAAAGGGGGCGCTAAAATGTGCATCCACTGCAGGCACAGTTGCCAGTGGTGGCGGTGGCACTGATTGAAACTCCGTAAACTCGGTAAACTCATCGGTGTCGAATTCGACTGTTTGCTGTGTTGCTGGTGCTTGCGGCACTGTTACGGCTGAAGCACTAGGTTCATTTGCTAAAGTGCCCGGTACACCTATAGACAACTCACCGGCGTATTCAGCAACCACTTCTAAACTAAAACCAGGATTGTACTCAACATCGCGATATTCTTTCTTCACCACCTTCTCATCGATGATTATACCCGCCGCCGCAATTTCATAATCAAAATCGATTGGTTCACTGCCGCTGGCCGCAGTTTTGCCAGCTTTCACAGTTGTCGCTGCATCTGCCTTCGAtggcgtataaatgtgtgtCTCCTTCAACGGACCCGCGTAAGTGGATGTAACCACCGTTTCATCGTCATCGTCAACATCCACGACGATATTGGCGCCCAAACGTAATGTTGTCATCGGTTTGCTATTGTCATAgggtttgctgctgctgcttagaCTACTGGCACTCGTGCTGCTACTGATGGTGTTGCCGGTCTCGGGTGCTGTGAACTGATATGCGGCATTATCCAGTGCTAATGGTGACGGACCATCGTCTCTGGTTGGCGATGCCGTCAGTTCGTTATCGTTTTTGCTTAAGGTTTCGGAAATGTTATCGCCGACGCTTGAAAAGGTTGTATGCGATTGCTGCTCGTCATCGGGTGTATCAAACCGTGCAATAGGCGCCGCCGGCTGAATCGCTTCAGTCTCTCGCGTGTTTGTCTCGCTCTTGGGCCCTGCAATGAagcaaaatgtttttaatttttttgtttagagTAATGTTTGTAgggttttatttgtattaagcttAAAAATGTAAAGTAATAGAGAGTTAAAAAGtaggaaattaaaattatgaattaaacGAAGGTTAAtagaatcaaaaataaattttgctaagTTTAAATACAATTGGTGGTAGTTGCCCCaattaatattgtatttatctaGTGTTCCTTTGGTTTaatccgatttttttttaataatatttggaattatattaaacacaacataaccttaaatatattttttacttaaaaagctGAAATTAAGAGGAacctatttaaattaaatattataaaatctatAACCTTATTATTTCTAGTTTATGTCACTTGAAAAAGTGTGTTTAGgtaagaatttttttcttcaattttttttaaattaaaattctccgTTTTATGTACTCAAGCTACCACCAAAGAGCAAAAAATACACataagtttataatattttataacaaaaaaaaaattatcataaaaagtGTGCTTGGGAAGAACACAAAGATTAGATGTTTAAGTAAAGTATATGGTGCACTTAACTGAAGGCGTATAATAGCTAGGGTAGAGTAGGGCATATGACGCACATTTTCACTTCTGAAGCTGAAAACATTTATATGCTTCTGTTCATGCAATTTTGGGATAGTTCGTGGCTTAAGtgtgtaaataagtaaattctctcttttctgaagctaaaacAGTGAGCGAACTTAAGAAACTAGTTAAACAATCTGTGTTTGTGTGATAAGATAAACTATTAGTTAATAAAATCCAATAAATGGTAGATAAACTACCAACAAGTAAGTAATTAAGCGAActgatttttgatattttgatgaaatgatAACAAAAAAGAGGAAACATTTAATTGCTTATCTGTGGAAGCCTTAACTTTCGGtgtaataattaaacaaaatttttttttaatattggaaTATCATAAAATAGGATTATGTGTTTTTAGACAGTCATTTTTTAAAAacagtcataaataaataattaattaataataataatacaattaatGAATATTTGGTGAATGTTGtagaatatttttgtataatttaacgcAATTAATTAACAGTAAATTTTCTATCGCATTAAATATTCTactgaattattaatttttaggttagaaacgaatttttttcaaagaaaaggTGCGGCACATACTTCTACCCTAACCTACTGTGTGCAAATACCTTATTatatgccacaacaacaattatttaacTTACTACTACAGTCCAGTAAGCGATTTGAGTTCATGTGGAAGTTGACACATTCCAGTGGTTTATTGGGGatgttaaaattattacaaatatcgGCGCATTTCAATGttgcgtttgttgttgcagtagTTTTAGGATTTGGCATTGCAAAACGTTCATTTAAGTTGGTATTTAAAGatagtttattgttgttgttgttcatggcAGTTGCATGATTTTGATTAATAGCCAAAAGGTGATTAGTAAGatagtttaaatacaaaaacggTTCAACGGTGTTGATATTTCCAACGGTACCGTGAGCGATAAGCGTTTGTGGTGGCACGTTTGTGTTGAGAGAGTGCAAAAAAGCATTGTGGCCAGCGAttgcatgtgttgttgttttacaacaAGTCAGTGTATTCGTTTGGTGGTTTTGAGAAGTGCAGATATTTTCGTTAGTGTTAGTAGCGTGTTGTTGTTTAGCATTTGAATAGATAATGTGCGTAGAATTGGTGGATATAGTtggtttgttattgttattgtttagtAATGATGGTGTTGGTGATTGTGATGAAgatgatgacgacgacgatGATGGTGATAATGAGATGCGTGcggataatgatgatgatgattgagCAGATGCAACACATGTgggcgttgttattattgttgttgttgttgttgtgttagtgGTTTGTGACGTTAAATTAAGCCGTtgcatttcattaattaaattatttttagcggTTGTATtgttagtagttgttgttgttgttgcatttcgttCCAACGTTGCACATGCAGAGAAGGAGGAGGAGTAGGAGGAATCAACAGTTAAGTTATCAAGCTTAGTAGCCATCACCATAACTTGGTCTAGATCCAATAGTAAAGTGTGAACATGTGATGCTAgtcatttgttttattgtttttattgtaattcatcAGCATTGATTTTGATTGTTATTGCAATCGTATAgttagttggttggttggttggtgttATTGTTAGTAGAGACAGATatacaagtgttttttgttaattaaataaacaaattataattgtattactaattaacttaaattataaaaattagtttgcaacaataaaattagtaaattggagaagaaattgaaattgaacgcGTACAGTAAAAGTTAAAAgttattgaatttataaataaaatgcaaacttgagcaagaaaattacaaaaaaaaagttgttgtagttttgcaaaaataaagtttagtaaatttgtatgtagaaATGTAATAATtgatattgttaaatttttttataattattttaaatataacaaatatgagaattttaaatcatataaactttgatgtttttattttatttttttgtatctgTATCACCCAGTGAAAAtggtaaataataattttgatatagcacttgattttattttattttagccgcaataattaaaagtaaaaactgattttagttttatagattaccaattttgatattaaattagtttattatgaagtgatttgttaataaatgcaagaatctaattttaaatttgcttgaaaatttgttaaaaactatCAAAGCAAATACAATAGTATAAATTACgaatttttaagtgaaaactAATACAAGCAcaagttgtataaaaatatgtactttACTAGCAATAATGGCattggaaaattaatttaacattgCAAACTTACACACATTTCGCACGCGTAAAATACATTTGTACACTTATTTTCTCGCGCTTTTTGCTTTTAGTATTTTAGCACAGTTGCATAGGTTAAAAACGAAGCAATTTCCATGCAGTttgcaaatatataattataaaagtcATAAGTAAAGCAATTGTAAAGCATTTATACGATTTGATAATATAAGAACACACACGTTGCTTGGCGTTGCGGCGTGAATTacagaaaaacaaattacaataaaatataaaaagtttgcGCAAAACATGTACAAATGttgcataaaaacaaaatgatatttaataataaaaagataTACGGAAAAGGAGTAGACACAAAGCACATATCTGTCGAATGGCTTGCAGAGAAAgcgttttttttagttttgtgatAGCTTTAGAATTTAAAGTGTGTTTGCATGGTTTAGAGtattgtataatttatataagcATGCTTACCGTCAAGTGGATTCACCAAACCGGTGCCTTGCCAATCGAATTCAACATCAGGTACATCCGTTTTCTTAGCATAACTGCTAATGTCCGGCTCGGCAGCGCTAACGCCACTGTTTATGCTATATTGCATTGTATCGGCATCGGCATATGTTGTTGTGTTTGGCACAGTGTTGGCTGTTTGCGGTTTCATTGGTTTTAGAGGGTTAAAACTGAGATTGGCAGCAAAGCGTGGCATTGAGGGATTCCAATTGTCACCGAAGagctagaaaataataaaataagatatttatttcaaaaattatgacttcTGCTTAGAGCCTTACAATATTTCGCGAATCGATGCCTATCGAACGTATGAGGGCATGTCGCATTTCTGATTGTGGCCATTGAAATTCTAAGGCTTTGGCAGCTTCTATTGCTTCTAAAGGAAGTGTTTCGTTCATGTTATTGGCAACTTTTACTGTTTGTTGCAACTCATTATTTTCAGCGGTACGTTCGTCTTCCGTTGGAAACATCATTTTGAGCACCGAACCTAAACGTTCACCGATATTGGCGCTAGAGACAGTCGTTGCTGGCGCTGGCGTTGTTGTTTGTAAAACTGGCGCAGCAGAAGTGTATTGACTTGCAGGTGTTTCAAATGTAGCCTCTTCGAAATCGCCAAaatcatcgtcatcgtcatcattATCAAACGAGGTTGCTGCAGATTCCACACCTTTTCTCACTTCAGCTCCAACACTGTCAGTTTTCAATGGTCCAGCTTTTGTGTTGGTGTTATTATTCTCTGCTGTTATGCTTAATGCTTGCGGTGCTGATATGATTGGCACAACAGCCGGTGTTGGCGCTGGAGCTGAAGTAAAGTCTTGGAAATCATcaaaatcatcatcatcattatcatccGCTGGGATTGCAGTATCCGGTGGTGGCTATTTGAAGACAAAAATAgtattataaacatatatatgtgacAAAATAGTATATGTGAACATTTACCTCGACTAACGCTTCCACATTTTGGTTGCTATCGACCAATGATGTGGTTATCGAATCAGCTGTAACTAATCCATTATGCTCTGTTGGTTTCATGAAATCGGATGCTGTCTCGAAATCGGCAAAGTCACcgaaatcatcatcatcatcaccttCATCATGTACTTGCtcatttaaatttgcatttgttgtattTGGTAAATCGCtcgtgttattgttattgtggttGAAAgagttattcatatttatatcgTCTGCAATCGTTGAAAATTTATCTTCTTTCGGAGAAGTGGGCGTATTAACAACGTGAATTGCAAAGAAATCCTGGGAATCATTATCAATATTGTCCGCCAGTGGTGCCGTTGTTGATATGGGTGATTTTTTTGGTGAACGATGACACTCCTCATCGCTACTGTCGTCAGCTAAATCTTCTAATAACACTAGGTCCGCTAATGGCGGAGGACTTTGTGAAATTATTGGCATAAAATTCGATTTCACTTCAGTTTCCGGCTCACTTGTTGCTGCATTAGAATCTCCAACTTGACTAACTTCTTTAGTTGTAATTTCAGTTAAGGTTTCAGCTTGATCTTTGAGTgtacttgtagttgttgtagcttTGGCCTCATTTGAATCAAAGTCTAATGGTTTATTATCATTCACATTTTGCTGCGCAGACGGTTTATCGGAATTGTTAATTTGTTCTAGTTCTCTCATAGCATCTGTAGTTagagtgttgttgttattattttcgccatttggtgatgaaaatgtCTGTGTTACATTGTAATTGAATGCTTCATTTAGCTGAATTTgtgttttgacttcttcattTGCTGCAGAATTGTTAAATTCTGTAGACGTTATAGATAGAGTGCCGCAATCTTCGAAAGCGGGTGGGATATCCGTAAAACCGCTGGTTGTTGAAGAACTTAATTCAAACTGAGGTGTGCGTGGTAACGAAGATACTGcaataataaagaaatgaagaaaaaaaaaacaaattaatgtttataaatacacgataatttattaatattactaacAAACAGAAAAATGTATTCTGAATATGATTTCGCTTCATTTCTTACCCTCAGCATTGGTTGTATCCTCATTTATATCTGCGCCCAATGCAAAATCACCATAATCATCTTCATCTTCGAGCGTTAACGTGGGCGGTAAACCGGAATCGTCATCCTCTTCACCAAAATCTATTGGTGGCGGAGTGTTGCAAAGTAGCGGTGGTATAGAGGGAATGCCTGCCATGCCTTATAAAAGTTCTTACTTTCAGTGTATTAATAGCTAATTTCTCTACAATAATTAGCAAGTGTTTTTGAAATTAGTATTCAAATGCCAACAATCATGCTTTATTTGCAAACAATGAAACTGACTTCAAAGTACTTGAGCTGCACCTCAGTTTATTATCGTGAATGCGTCATCAAAACCAAAATCATATCACGCTCACCTTATCGAGTTTTGGCCACGTTAGGAAAGGGGAGCGGACGatttattatatgtacacaGTGATTTTTTACAACAAGACCGAGTCGAAATGATATTTCTCAAGTAATCAACGCGGTCAATGTCTTATGTTTTGTGGTTTATCCACTTAAGCTATCACATGAGATATTGCGGCAccaactattaaaagaaaacatataaatattaaacaatgtaTTTAACGATTCTGCTATTTGTTAAGGTGCATCAATACGTAAGTTCTGCTTTGCATAGTTGTCAAATGAAAGCATATAGTTGAATATTATAAACTTTTCATAAACACCAAcgatttatttacacaaattctAGTTATACTCAAGTttctgtttattattttataaaaccatacaaaaatgtgtatgcacatatatatagatttgtatTTTCACCTTCACAAATGGCACCAGCTGGAAAGTTTTTTGTGTACCTATTTGACAATACTAGAGGGATTTGCCAAACCTTTCAATTGCTCTAACACCAACGACGCGtcacatatattatttaaatactacaCATTTGCTGTTTATTAATCACAGTTTCAAGAacttcatttgtttttatttaaatatttttggcaatattatatttcttcGTGACGTTTTCCATCTCGAACAATTTTCCAAATATGCAAAGACGTTGACATACCTACACTTTGTATTAAATGCATAGTGTTGCCGCACTTTCAAtatgttaaaacaaaattttttgagtatattaaacttttttgtgtaaGACTATGGCGGCTTGTCAATAATATAATAGTATTTGTTCtgataaaaactttaaatattcaCACTTTTGTTTCTTTACTgattttctaaacaaaaaagaattgtGTTCTTATCATTTTACTGTAAGGTGgcattttgttcattcacaGTTTGTCAGCTGGCAGCCTTGAAGTGTCGCACCTGCTCATaaaacactttgttgttgttatttacacaattttaagAATCACTTGAATCGCCCTGttctttgcattttatttgacaGTTGAAGTATCTTTCCCTCCGGAAATCAGTTTCTATGCGCTTCTTTTAActtaaattgtgaaaaatgcagtgtaatatgtttaattgtgtattaagtacaaattaaaatgattattttatatataagtgaGTGTGCTTAATGTTATCGGTGTTTATTTCGCAATCATAAAGCGACTAATGTAAATGCAGTGATAACTTCGCAATTTGTGGACTGCTATCAAATTTTAATGTCTTCCGGTGATATTTCGTCATTACTTGGTAAGTTTTTCCAATTCCATAAGCACAATCAACACAATATTGCTGAGACTTTAACTAATTCTCTAAATTTCTAATGCAGGTTCCACCACAAAGCTTTTGGCACCCTCACCAACGGCAATAGGTAAGTCTTTGAAGACAAAAGAAGATACACTTCAATTGGAAGAAGTTTGCGCGAacttctttatatatttatgccaTTACGAGCGTTGTGGCGCAAGTTTTATGTCGCTTACTGTGCTAGACACATATTTATCGGGGCCAGGTTTGTCGCACAGTGTAAGGAATATAGAAGAATGGTGTAATTGCAAATATGCGTTTCCAATAGCTATTAGATAACTAGCATTGTTGCAAAAAGTGAAGCATTCAGACTAATTCATGTTCAGTAGTATTTTATGAAGAGAATTCCGGTTGCATTCATGTTGAAGGCTACTCACACAAGTTTTCACTTTGTATCCATTAAGGCAACCATAACAAACAcattcacatttttaattttattcattatttgttgttgtagtttttatttatcattaGTTTATCTTACAactatatgtttttttgtttatttctttactttacATATACGTTAGCTAGCTTCGTCACATTAAGCTAATTtatagtgtatgtgtgtgagtgtgttaattaattataactacatacataactaTTGAACATACAGTTttagtaattataataataataataataataatatttaaaaatgtttcacaGACACAAAATGATTAGGACATATTCGTCTTACACGATTTccttttcaatacatttcactcgcatatatatatttacagatgCTTCGCAATAATTCACATATACTAAAATAACATTGAAAGcattaactacatacatacacatatgtgtcaatatgtatgtatgtagattgagTAATTTTTGTTGCGtggctttaaataaaatactcgCTAAAATACCAttttatatacgtacatatacaacACATTAAAATGTACTTAGGACtaataagtacatatacatatgtatgtacactatgtacatatgtatgctttgcTGTACTTAAGTTTATTGCATTAATGcattacataatttattttcacataGTTAATTGTAATTGACACAAAGATTCATAAGTCGGAATgattacattttactttattcactgttatttaaaacaaataattaagaaaaatatatatttttattttattttaaaactcttttaataaattttcacaaaGAAAGAGTAGTGTGTAACTTCAAAAGAGGCATAActgttagttgttgtttgtatctGCATTTGCATAcgtctttttgtttgtttgtatgtgctgCTATGTACttgagtattttaaatatatttatgtaagtaagtattaatgtatatatttacttataaaagAATGTCTAAACCTAATTATTacaagtaattttgtttttttttctttgctttgctttgctcttaatcatttaataatattcactggagtgcaaatataaattacaatcacaaaaatatttctatttaatttaaaagttgaTTTATTCgtattttgcattttgcttGCTTTTACTATgctcaatacatatatgtatatagtaattaATGAAGACATTATCGACGGACAAGTGCGTTTGCGT
This genomic interval carries:
- the LOC105211944 gene encoding serine-rich adhesin for platelets, which translates into the protein MAGIPSIPPLLCNTPPPIDFGEEDDDSGLPPTLTLEDEDDYGDFALGADINEDTTNAEVSSLPRTPQFELSSSTTSGFTDIPPAFEDCGTLSITSTEFNNSAANEEVKTQIQLNEAFNYNVTQTFSSPNGENNNNNTLTTDAMRELEQINNSDKPSAQQNVNDNKPLDFDSNEAKATTTTSTLKDQAETLTEITTKEVSQVGDSNAATSEPETEVKSNFMPIISQSPPPLADLVLLEDLADDSSDEECHRSPKKSPISTTAPLADNIDNDSQDFFAIHVVNTPTSPKEDKFSTIADDINMNNSFNHNNNNTSDLPNTTNANLNEQVHDEGDDDDDFGDFADFETASDFMKPTEHNGLVTADSITTSLVDSNQNVEALVEPPPDTAIPADDNDDDDFDDFQDFTSAPAPTPAVVPIISAPQALSITAENNNTNTKAGPLKTDSVGAEVRKGVESAATSFDNDDDDDDFGDFEEATFETPASQYTSAAPVLQTTTPAPATTVSSANIGERLGSVLKMMFPTEDERTAENNELQQTVKVANNMNETLPLEAIEAAKALEFQWPQSEMRHALIRSIGIDSRNILFGDNWNPSMPRFAANLSFNPLKPMKPQTANTVPNTTTYADADTMQYSINSGVSAAEPDISSYAKKTDVPDVEFDWQGTGLVNPLDGPKSETNTRETEAIQPAAPIARFDTPDDEQQSHTTFSSVGDNISETLSKNDNELTASPTRDDGPSPLALDNAAYQFTAPETGNTISSSTSASSLSSSSKPYDNSKPMTTLRLGANIVVDVDDDDETVVTSTYAGPLKETHIYTPSKADAATTVKAGKTAASGSEPIDFDYEIAAAGIIIDEKVVKKEYRDVEYNPGFSLEVVAEYAGELSIGVPGTLANEPSASAVTVPQAPATQQTVEFDTDEFTEFTEFQSVPPPPLATVPAVDAHFSAPFSIASTITSKFPTELNAKAPLSSQPPVLPAAIAKAKEASKTPSRTNSPSMIDNMILSPAILLPQAIPISTNNGTANTKATPTIEWGDSTASINPDELARIEELFSQPKMPPVAAAKDVMNASQKTTPIHNYGEKHTKNNSISISASVAMKEQDSTLNDDYWSEFVSVPVTPQLPTNANRMYNNNNNNSINSNNKSNNNNQLVNTPKRMSDVHINNSANNSNNAMRSPRHQQEQQQQNIHAQRTLTPTPQQKSAAHTSTNFSAKSNVYNSNSNSNNSNDDDWSDFVSSTPTPASAQIQQQQQHVTSYMPAAHAPQFNSAAWQNANFYNNPLGLYHQQASMQTRTSALTPQQQQLQLQQQIHIMQDFSTAPVANRPLHAMSNSNNANHSNLQHSNTSYASPHLQVGSARVAPSISLIPDLGFVAPALPVHTAFVNVLPKTSFNSKK
- the LOC128919919 gene encoding uncharacterized protein LOC128919919, with the translated sequence MVMATKLDNLTVDSSYSSSFSACATLERNATTTTTTNNTTAKNNLINEMQRLNLTSQTTNTTTTTTIITTPTCVASAQSSSSLSARISLSPSSSSSSSSSQSPTPSLLNNNNNKPTISTNSTHIIYSNAKQQHATNTNENICTSQNHQTNTLTCCKTTTHAIAGHNAFLHSLNTNVPPQTLIAHGTVGNINTVEPFLYLNYLTNHLLAINQNHATAMNNNNNKLSLNTNLNERFAMPNPKTTATTNATLKCADICNNFNIPNKPLECVNFHMNSNRLLDCSSKLNNCCCGI